The genomic window CTACTTATTTTTAAGATCTGAACCTTTTGATCATGCTAGCCGGATTAACGTGACAAAATAACCCTCATTATTTGATCATGCTGGTCTGGCTGACGTGGTAGTTGGGACAAAACTATCACGCTCACTACAGGTAGCTTGACAGTTGCCACGCCATGCCAGATTTTGGAAATAAGTTTTtataaggtttattttttaaaataaaagaaaatttaaaaagttcaaacaaaaaaattccCTTCCTTCCCGCCATTGATGACGTCATGTTCTTTGCATCGAGCTTAATTAACGTACAATGTCATGGCGTGGCGCGCGTGTGCAGGGCTATCAACAAGTCCAACTGCTACCACTGGCGCGGCCATGGCACGGACTGCAGCCAGAACACGAGCGCCTACATCATCGGCTTCGGCGTCCTGCAGGCCCTCTTCTGCCAGCTCCCAAACTTCCACCAGCTCTGGTGGCTGtccatcatcgccgccgtcaTGTCCTTCTCgtacgccgccatcgccgtcggctTGTCGCTGGCGCAGACCATCATGGACCCGCTGGGGAGGACGACGCTGACGGGCACGGTggtcggcgtcgacgtcgacgccaCGCAGAAGGTGTGGCTCACGTTCCAGGCGCTGGGGAACGTCGCCTTCGCCTACTCCTACGCCATCATCCTCATCGAGATCCAGGACACGctgcggtcgtcgccgccggagaaCGCGACGATGCGGCGAGCCACGGCGGCGGGGATCTCGACGACCACGGGGTTCTACCTGCTGTGCGGCTGCCTGGGCTACTCGGCCTTCGGGAACGCGGCGCCGGGCAACATCCTCACCGGCTTCGGCTTCTACGAGCCATACTGGCTGGTGGACGTGGCCAACGCCTGCATCGTGGTGCACCTCGTCGGCGGGTTCCAGGTGTTCTGCCAGCCGCTGTTCGCCGCCGTGgagggcggcgtggcgcggcggtgcccggggctgctcggcggcggcgcggggcgcgccAGCGGCGTGAACGTGTTCCGGCTTGTGTGGAGGACGGCGTTCGTGGCGGTGATCACGCTGCTGGCCATCCTGATGCCCTTCTTCAACAGCATCCTGGGAATCCTGGGGAGCATCGCGTTCTGGCCGCTCACCGTCTTCTTCCCCGTCGAGATGTACATCCGGCAGCGGCAGCTGCCGCGGTTCAGCGCCAAGTGGGTGGCGCTGCAGAGCCTGAGCCTCGTCTGCTTcctcgtcaccgtcgccgcctgcgccgcctccatccAGGGCGTCCTCGACT from Oryza glaberrima chromosome 6, OglaRS2, whole genome shotgun sequence includes these protein-coding regions:
- the LOC127777770 gene encoding amino acid permease 3-like; the protein is MGGGTNGNGGGAASAMDVYLPRTQGDVDDDGKERRTGTVWTATAHIITAVIGSGVLSLAWAMAQLGWVAGPITLLLFAAITFYTCGLLSDCYRVGDPATGKRNYTYTDAVKSYLGGWHVWFCGFCQYVNMFGTGIGYTITASISAAAINKSNCYHWRGHGTDCSQNTSAYIIGFGVLQALFCQLPNFHQLWWLSIIAAVMSFSYAAIAVGLSLAQTIMDPLGRTTLTGTVVGVDVDATQKVWLTFQALGNVAFAYSYAIILIEIQDTLRSSPPENATMRRATAAGISTTTGFYLLCGCLGYSAFGNAAPGNILTGFGFYEPYWLVDVANACIVVHLVGGFQVFCQPLFAAVEGGVARRCPGLLGGGAGRASGVNVFRLVWRTAFVAVITLLAILMPFFNSILGILGSIAFWPLTVFFPVEMYIRQRQLPRFSAKWVALQSLSLVCFLVTVAACAASIQGVLDSLKTYVPFKTRS